A section of the Rhodobacteraceae bacterium M382 genome encodes:
- a CDS encoding NAD(P)-dependent glycerol-3-phosphate dehydrogenase codes for MIVSVLGSGAFGTALAISLAGNGPVTLWGRNSDQIRAMQDSRQNESRLPGVPLPEGLKVTSDLADATQSQTLLLAVPMQKLRALLSENHAMFKGKTLVACCKGIELNTGLGPIAVIRECLPDAQPALLTGPSFAADIARGLPTALTLACCDEALGRDLQQALTTANIRLYRTQDTVGAELGGALKNVMAIACGAVIGAGMGDSARAALMTRGYAEMQRMALACGARPETLAGLSGFGDLTLTCSSELSRNYQLGLSIGHGRAFDPSVTVEGAATARAVDAKARAMLLDMPITHTVVGLLDHSLTIAQATAQLLARPLKEE; via the coding sequence ATGATCGTTTCCGTTCTGGGATCCGGCGCGTTTGGTACTGCGTTAGCGATTTCGCTAGCGGGGAATGGCCCTGTGACGTTGTGGGGGCGAAATTCGGACCAAATCCGCGCGATGCAAGACTCGCGCCAAAATGAAAGCCGCCTGCCCGGTGTGCCTCTGCCCGAGGGCCTCAAGGTCACAAGCGATCTTGCGGATGCGACGCAAAGTCAGACGCTGTTGTTGGCAGTTCCAATGCAAAAACTGCGCGCGTTACTGTCCGAAAACCACGCCATGTTCAAAGGCAAGACACTGGTCGCCTGCTGCAAGGGGATAGAGTTGAACACTGGATTGGGTCCAATTGCCGTGATCCGGGAATGCCTTCCTGATGCACAGCCGGCCCTGCTGACCGGTCCCAGCTTTGCCGCTGATATTGCCCGTGGGTTGCCAACCGCGCTCACCCTGGCTTGCTGTGACGAAGCATTGGGACGGGACCTGCAACAGGCTCTAACAACGGCAAATATACGGCTTTATCGCACCCAGGACACGGTTGGGGCCGAATTGGGCGGTGCTTTGAAGAACGTAATGGCCATCGCCTGTGGTGCTGTAATTGGTGCCGGTATGGGCGACAGCGCCCGTGCTGCATTGATGACCCGTGGATACGCGGAAATGCAGCGCATGGCGTTGGCCTGTGGTGCCCGGCCTGAAACATTGGCTGGCCTATCAGGCTTTGGTGATTTAACGCTGACGTGCTCATCCGAGCTGTCGCGCAATTATCAACTGGGTCTGTCCATCGGGCACGGACGGGCATTTGATCCCTCCGTCACAGTCGAAGGGGCCGCCACTGCCCGCGCCGTAGACGCCAAGGCCCGCGCCATGCTTCTCGATATGCCAATCACGCATACGGTGGTGGGCTTACTCGATCACAGCTTGACCATAGCACAGGCCACCGCTCAACTGTTGGCCAGACCACTGAAAGAGGAATGA
- a CDS encoding YciI family protein: MLIALIARDKIGALQTRVDTRAAHLDYIKDTGVVSQAGPLLDDDGNMTGSLIILDVEDMAAAQNWADHDPYAKAGLFEKVELIAWKKVI; this comes from the coding sequence ATGCTGATTGCCCTTATTGCCCGCGATAAAATCGGTGCCCTGCAAACCCGCGTCGATACCCGCGCGGCCCATCTTGACTATATCAAAGACACTGGCGTTGTGTCTCAAGCTGGCCCGCTATTGGACGACGACGGCAATATGACCGGTTCGCTGATCATTCTGGATGTCGAAGACATGGCGGCGGCGCAAAACTGGGCAGATCATGACCCCTATGCCAAGGCAGGCCTGTTCGAGAAAGTAGAACTCATCGCCTGGAAGAAGGTGATCTGA
- a CDS encoding EVE domain-containing protein, with protein sequence MAYWLFKSEPSTWSWDDQVAKGDAGEEWDGVRNYQARNFMREMKIGDRGFFYHSQKEKSVVGIVEVCAGAHPDSTTDDDRWDCVDIKSVRSFVTPVTLDQIKMDPRLEAMVLVKNSRLSVQPVTRDEWLTVCGMGQTDPD encoded by the coding sequence ATGGCCTATTGGCTGTTCAAATCCGAACCCTCGACCTGGAGCTGGGATGACCAGGTCGCCAAGGGGGACGCGGGAGAAGAGTGGGATGGCGTCCGGAATTATCAGGCGCGTAACTTTATGCGTGAGATGAAGATTGGCGACCGCGGGTTCTTTTACCATTCGCAAAAGGAAAAATCGGTGGTTGGCATTGTCGAGGTTTGCGCTGGCGCTCACCCAGACAGCACCACCGATGACGACCGGTGGGACTGCGTGGATATCAAGTCGGTCCGCTCCTTTGTCACTCCGGTGACGCTGGACCAGATCAAGATGGATCCACGGTTGGAAGCAATGGTACTGGTCAAGAATTCCCGCCTTTCTGTACAACCTGTAACACGGGACGAATGGCTGACCGTTTGCGGAATGGGGCAGACAGACCCTGATTGA
- a CDS encoding DUF1761 domain-containing protein: MEFVSVIAAAAAGFALGAVWYGVLADQWMQAANIPRGEDGKPEGGQSPSLFAATFALQLIVAGMMRHVFALAGIDELAKGLVAGLGVGLFFISPWIAINNLYAGRPARLSLIDGGYATLACGAIGLVLSLL, from the coding sequence ATGGAATTTGTCAGTGTCATCGCCGCAGCAGCGGCTGGGTTTGCTTTGGGCGCGGTCTGGTACGGCGTATTGGCCGACCAATGGATGCAAGCCGCAAACATTCCTCGCGGGGAAGACGGCAAACCCGAAGGCGGTCAAAGCCCGTCTCTCTTTGCCGCCACATTTGCATTGCAACTGATTGTAGCAGGCATGATGCGCCATGTATTTGCATTGGCGGGAATTGACGAGCTTGCCAAGGGGCTGGTTGCCGGGCTGGGTGTTGGCCTGTTCTTCATCAGCCCGTGGATTGCGATCAACAACCTTTACGCAGGCCGCCCTGCTCGGCTCAGTTTGATTGACGGCGGCTATGCCACACTGGCCTGCGGGGCAATTGGCCTGGTTTTGTCTCTGTTATGA
- a CDS encoding DUF2853 family protein, producing the protein MGKRDDLIAQYADDLKNKCGMDPDMDLLTKVTIGCGPSIYDADASTVAATQDSELETVKNNFLIKKLGLADSPELMEGINSVLDTYGRSNRNKYRAVVYYMLTKHFGKEAAYS; encoded by the coding sequence ATGGGAAAACGCGACGACCTGATCGCTCAATACGCAGATGATCTGAAAAACAAATGCGGGATGGATCCCGATATGGATCTGCTGACCAAGGTCACGATCGGGTGCGGCCCATCCATTTATGATGCGGATGCTTCAACCGTTGCGGCAACACAAGACAGTGAGTTGGAAACCGTAAAAAACAACTTTCTGATCAAGAAGCTGGGATTGGCAGACAGCCCCGAGTTGATGGAAGGCATCAATTCGGTTCTGGACACGTATGGTCGCTCGAACCGGAACAAATACCGCGCAGTGGTCTATTACATGCTGACCAAGCATTTCGGCAAGGAAGCAGCGTATAGCTAA
- the ahcY gene encoding adenosylhomocysteinase, translating to MAGDYIVKDISLAEFGRKELDIAETEMPGLMSLRSEYGESKPLQGARIVGSLHMTIQTAVLIETLVALGADVRWASCNIFSTQDHAAAAIAAADIPVFAIKGQTLEEHWDYLDKSFMFADGPNMILDDGGDATLYILLGARAEAGEEIIAVPTSEEEEVIKVQIAKRMAASPGWFTKMRDQIQGVSEETTTGVNRLYQLVKDGHLPFPAINVNDSVTKSKFDNKYGCKESLVDGIRRATDTMMAGKVAVVCGYGDVGKGSAASLRGAGARVKVTEVDPICALQAAMDGFEVTLLEDEVATADIFITTTGNKDVIRIEHMREMKDMAIVGNIGHFDNEIQVAALKNHKWTNIKEQVDMIEMPSGNRLILLSEGRLLNLGNATGHPSFVMSASFTNQVLAQIELFTKGDEYNNDVYILPKHLDEKVARLHLDRIGVKLSKLDADQASYIGVSPDGPFKPEHYRY from the coding sequence ATGGCCGGGGATTATATCGTCAAGGACATTTCGCTGGCCGAGTTCGGCCGCAAGGAATTGGATATTGCAGAGACCGAAATGCCGGGGCTGATGTCCCTACGTTCGGAATACGGTGAAAGCAAGCCACTGCAAGGCGCGCGGATCGTCGGGTCGCTGCACATGACCATCCAGACTGCGGTTCTGATTGAAACGTTGGTTGCTCTGGGTGCGGATGTGCGCTGGGCATCGTGCAACATCTTCTCGACACAAGACCACGCCGCGGCTGCGATCGCAGCGGCAGACATTCCGGTTTTCGCCATCAAAGGTCAAACTCTGGAAGAGCATTGGGACTATCTGGACAAGTCCTTTATGTTCGCTGACGGCCCGAACATGATCCTGGATGATGGCGGCGACGCGACGCTGTACATTCTGCTGGGTGCGCGCGCCGAAGCCGGCGAAGAGATCATCGCGGTTCCGACCTCGGAAGAAGAAGAAGTGATCAAGGTGCAGATCGCAAAACGCATGGCGGCCTCGCCGGGCTGGTTCACCAAGATGCGCGACCAGATCCAAGGCGTTTCCGAAGAGACCACCACCGGCGTGAATCGCTTGTATCAACTGGTCAAGGACGGTCACCTGCCGTTCCCGGCGATCAACGTCAACGACTCGGTCACCAAATCGAAGTTCGACAACAAATACGGCTGCAAAGAATCGCTGGTCGACGGCATCCGCCGCGCCACCGACACCATGATGGCCGGTAAGGTCGCAGTTGTCTGTGGTTACGGCGATGTTGGCAAAGGTTCGGCCGCTTCTCTGCGTGGTGCGGGTGCCCGCGTGAAAGTCACCGAAGTTGACCCGATCTGTGCCCTGCAGGCTGCCATGGACGGGTTTGAAGTCACCCTTCTGGAAGATGAAGTCGCAACCGCCGATATCTTTATCACCACCACGGGCAACAAGGACGTGATCCGCATCGAGCATATGCGCGAGATGAAGGACATGGCCATCGTTGGCAACATCGGCCACTTTGATAACGAAATTCAGGTTGCCGCTCTGAAGAACCACAAGTGGACCAACATCAAGGAACAGGTGGACATGATCGAGATGCCTTCGGGCAACCGTCTGATCCTGCTGTCCGAAGGTCGCCTGCTGAACCTGGGTAACGCCACCGGCCACCCGTCGTTCGTTATGTCGGCATCGTTCACAAACCAGGTGCTGGCGCAGATCGAACTGTTCACCAAAGGTGACGAATACAACAACGACGTTTATATCCTGCCCAAGCACTTGGACGAAAAAGTCGCCCGACTGCATCTGGATCGGATTGGCGTGAAGCTGTCGAAACTTGATGCCGATCAGGCCTCATATATCGGCGTGAGCCCGGATGGCCCGTTCAAGCCGGAACACTATCGTTACTGA
- a CDS encoding HD family hydrolase, translated as MATKPRAWQRMLSGRRLDLLDPTPVDIEIEDIAHGLAFVARWNGQTQGDFAYSVAEHSLLVETLFCRLNPKAPAKWRLAALLHDAPEYVIGDMISPVKASVGPAYEELDTRLTAAIHIRFGLPAALPVSIKKQIKKADRISAWMEAVQIAGFTKTEANKFFGRPDTDLINDLNITLRPPVEARNAYTARHQQLLEALD; from the coding sequence ATGGCAACAAAACCCAGAGCTTGGCAACGGATGTTGTCCGGTCGCAGATTGGACCTTCTTGACCCTACACCAGTCGATATCGAGATCGAAGATATCGCCCATGGGTTGGCGTTTGTTGCGCGTTGGAATGGTCAGACTCAGGGCGATTTCGCCTATTCCGTGGCTGAACATTCTTTGTTGGTTGAGACTCTATTTTGTCGGCTAAACCCCAAAGCCCCGGCAAAGTGGCGACTGGCGGCCCTGCTGCACGATGCTCCGGAATATGTGATCGGAGACATGATCTCCCCGGTGAAAGCGTCCGTAGGCCCAGCCTACGAAGAGCTGGATACACGATTGACCGCAGCCATTCACATCCGGTTCGGCCTACCCGCTGCGTTGCCGGTTAGCATCAAGAAGCAGATCAAAAAGGCCGACCGCATCAGCGCCTGGATGGAAGCCGTGCAAATTGCCGGTTTCACCAAAACCGAAGCCAACAAATTTTTTGGTCGCCCAGATACTGACCTTATCAACGATCTGAACATCACGTTGCGTCCTCCGGTCGAGGCACGCAACGCCTATACTGCACGTCATCAACAGCTTCTTGAAGCGTTGGATTGA
- a CDS encoding glycosyltransferase family 61 protein produces the protein MTQPEFGPDHQPLPEGGWSESLTTLRNAIVVPPIESSFVQEAGILHSDGTYCPEGALWRKYRPITTQPAMPDAIAETLPGRWLWGGVLWAHFGHFLVESASRIWPLAEMDTPFDGILFIPKRPRVGEEVRGFHREYMSLMQPDLPVRVTAQPMQVEELVVPGQGFGLGLITAGTQKYRDAIHSRFARDVEPDGPEKIYISRSKLGLAKGGMLGEERMEDYLRAEGYEIFYPEKHSLTVQLAHYKAARKVIAADGSALHLFAMVGRPDQPVAMILRRQSGVDNLLARNVSQFCGSKPLVIGALRTEWVPTNKRKSSRLSFGELDHSVIGPALQKYGFIQDGSHWTALSDEDRKQALEDKGLGGNDRFVESPVFVQRRIRQIRQERRQRRAQQAQSDSQKA, from the coding sequence ATGACCCAGCCCGAATTCGGTCCTGACCATCAGCCATTGCCAGAAGGCGGATGGTCAGAGAGCCTGACGACGTTGCGCAACGCTATCGTCGTACCTCCGATCGAAAGTAGCTTTGTACAAGAGGCCGGCATTCTGCATTCCGATGGAACGTATTGTCCTGAGGGTGCGCTGTGGCGCAAATACCGACCTATCACCACCCAGCCGGCAATGCCTGATGCCATTGCGGAAACTCTGCCGGGGCGATGGCTGTGGGGCGGGGTGCTGTGGGCGCATTTCGGGCATTTTCTGGTGGAAAGCGCGTCACGGATCTGGCCATTGGCTGAAATGGACACGCCTTTTGATGGTATCCTGTTCATTCCGAAGCGCCCGCGTGTCGGTGAAGAGGTGCGTGGTTTTCATCGCGAATACATGTCCCTGATGCAGCCCGATCTTCCAGTTCGGGTAACGGCCCAGCCAATGCAGGTCGAAGAGCTGGTGGTCCCAGGTCAGGGATTTGGTCTGGGATTGATAACGGCGGGTACACAGAAATATAGGGATGCCATCCATTCTCGTTTCGCACGTGACGTCGAACCCGATGGGCCGGAAAAGATCTACATCTCACGGTCCAAGCTGGGGTTGGCCAAAGGTGGCATGCTGGGTGAAGAGCGGATGGAGGATTATCTGCGGGCCGAAGGGTACGAAATCTTTTACCCTGAAAAGCACAGCCTGACGGTTCAACTGGCGCATTACAAAGCCGCCAGGAAAGTCATCGCCGCTGATGGATCTGCCTTGCACCTGTTCGCAATGGTGGGGCGGCCGGATCAGCCTGTGGCCATGATCCTGCGCCGTCAATCAGGCGTGGATAATTTGCTGGCAAGGAACGTCAGTCAGTTTTGCGGTAGCAAACCGCTGGTCATCGGAGCCTTGCGGACAGAATGGGTACCAACAAACAAACGTAAATCAAGTCGGCTCAGTTTTGGTGAATTGGACCACTCTGTTATCGGTCCAGCGCTACAGAAATACGGGTTCATCCAGGATGGATCCCATTGGACTGCTTTGTCCGATGAGGACCGCAAACAGGCACTCGAAGACAAAGGGTTGGGTGGCAACGATCGGTTTGTCGAATCCCCAGTGTTTGTCCAGCGGCGCATTCGCCAGATCCGACAGGAGCGCCGTCAACGGCGTGCGCAGCAGGCGCAATCCGACTCCCAGAAAGCCTGA
- a CDS encoding ActR/PrrA/RegA family redox response regulator transcription factor, whose translation MVEGAQQEIGPDRSLLLVDDDEPFLRRLAKAMEKRGFEVETAGSVAAGRAIATARPPAYAVVDLRLEDGNGLDVVEVLREKRPDSRVVVLTGYGAIATAVAAVKIGATDYLSKPADATDITNALLTREDELPPPPENPMSADRVRWEHIQRVYELCDRNVSETARRLNMHRRTLQRILAKRSPR comes from the coding sequence ATGGTCGAAGGCGCCCAGCAGGAGATTGGACCTGATAGGTCATTGTTGTTGGTCGATGATGACGAACCCTTCCTGAGACGCCTTGCCAAGGCCATGGAAAAACGCGGTTTCGAAGTGGAAACAGCGGGATCTGTCGCTGCCGGGCGCGCCATTGCCACCGCGCGTCCACCGGCCTATGCCGTTGTGGATCTGCGGCTCGAGGACGGAAACGGGCTCGATGTTGTCGAAGTGTTGCGGGAAAAACGCCCCGATAGCCGGGTTGTTGTGTTGACCGGATATGGTGCGATCGCAACCGCGGTGGCTGCGGTCAAAATTGGCGCGACAGACTATTTGTCCAAACCCGCCGATGCGACAGATATCACCAATGCACTGCTGACCCGCGAAGATGAGCTGCCGCCTCCGCCAGAAAACCCGATGAGCGCAGATCGCGTCCGCTGGGAACATATTCAGCGCGTTTATGAGTTGTGCGACCGGAATGTTTCGGAAACTGCCCGACGGTTGAATATGCACCGGCGGACGCTGCAACGGATCCTTGCCAAGCGTAGCCCACGCTGA
- a CDS encoding SCO family protein, with product MSRMYAYIAAAAVVSAVGGTWVATQMMGGGKDQFAQCRSSQIAGGTATIGGPFELVNASGETVTDVDVITEPSLVYFGYTFCPDVCPMDTARNADTVDVLAERGQSITPVFISIDPERDTPEVVGDFAENLHEKMIGLTGSQEQVKAASKTYKTYFKKQEGDPEYYLVDHSTFSYLVLPEQGFVEFFRRDETAEQMADKIGCFIDNI from the coding sequence ATGTCCCGTATGTATGCCTATATCGCCGCCGCCGCCGTTGTTTCCGCAGTGGGGGGCACCTGGGTTGCGACCCAGATGATGGGCGGGGGCAAGGATCAGTTTGCCCAATGCCGGTCGTCCCAGATTGCCGGTGGAACTGCGACCATTGGCGGCCCGTTTGAATTGGTCAATGCCAGTGGGGAAACCGTCACGGACGTGGATGTGATAACCGAACCTTCGCTGGTCTATTTTGGATATACGTTCTGCCCCGATGTGTGCCCGATGGACACGGCGCGCAATGCCGATACCGTAGATGTACTGGCCGAGCGCGGACAGTCGATAACGCCGGTGTTCATCTCGATCGACCCGGAACGGGACACGCCCGAAGTTGTCGGTGATTTTGCTGAAAACCTGCATGAAAAGATGATCGGTCTGACCGGATCTCAGGAACAGGTCAAAGCAGCAAGCAAAACCTACAAAACCTACTTCAAGAAGCAGGAAGGCGATCCGGAATATTATCTGGTGGATCATTCGACCTTTTCTTATCTCGTGTTGCCGGAACAGGGATTTGTCGAGTTTTTCCGTCGTGATGAGACGGCTGAACAGATGGCGGACAAGATCGGCTGTTTTATCGACAACATCTGA
- a CDS encoding ActS/PrrB/RegB family redox-sensitive histidine kinase: protein MSESNIGLFSGQQNSNRIRLRTMILLRWVAIVGQIAAISVAQQLYNLQLELGLCYMAIGVSVIGNLIAIFVFPENKRLTEFENFMMVMFDLLQLSMLLYLTGGLNNPFALLVLGPVTVAANVMGMRSTLIIGATAIIMVTLLAQVHLPLRTDQGFILRVPELFVFGNWIAIIIAVIFMSAYSQRINAEIRSMSDALAATHMALSREQKLTDLGGVVAAAAHELGTPLATIKLTSAELIEELDDRPELRDDAALIREQADRCRDILRDMGRAGKNDLHLRKAPLSTVVNEAAEPHTTRGKYVHFDEGPAEGGGLQQPTILRKPEIIHGLRNLIQNAVDFSRANVWVETAWTDDTITVRITDDGRGYPPQMLGRIGDPFVRRRRTESDRKTRPEYEGMGLGLFIAKTLLERTGAELSFANGSDPLGTKTTPVERRGAIVVVKWPRDQIDAVSGENALPIGLNQHFEI, encoded by the coding sequence ATGTCGGAATCCAATATCGGCCTGTTCAGCGGTCAACAAAATAGCAACCGGATTCGCCTGCGCACGATGATCCTGTTGCGGTGGGTCGCCATTGTGGGCCAGATCGCTGCCATTTCAGTGGCGCAACAACTGTACAATCTGCAGCTGGAATTGGGCCTGTGTTACATGGCCATCGGCGTTTCGGTGATCGGCAACCTGATCGCGATCTTTGTGTTCCCAGAAAACAAACGCCTGACCGAATTTGAAAACTTCATGATGGTGATGTTTGACCTGCTGCAACTGTCGATGCTGTTGTATCTGACTGGCGGCTTGAACAACCCATTTGCCCTGTTGGTTCTGGGACCAGTAACCGTGGCCGCCAATGTCATGGGAATGCGATCGACGCTGATCATCGGGGCCACGGCTATCATCATGGTGACCCTGCTGGCCCAGGTACATTTACCATTGCGCACCGATCAGGGATTTATCCTGCGGGTGCCTGAGCTGTTTGTATTCGGCAATTGGATTGCCATCATTATTGCTGTGATTTTTATGAGCGCCTACTCCCAAAGGATCAACGCGGAAATACGCTCTATGTCGGATGCGTTGGCAGCAACGCATATGGCGCTGTCACGTGAACAGAAACTGACGGACCTGGGCGGAGTTGTGGCGGCCGCCGCACACGAGTTGGGCACCCCTTTGGCCACGATCAAATTAACCAGCGCCGAGTTGATTGAAGAACTGGATGACAGACCCGAACTGCGCGACGACGCTGCGCTGATCCGGGAACAGGCCGATCGCTGCCGAGATATTCTGCGCGATATGGGACGGGCCGGTAAAAATGATCTGCACCTGCGCAAGGCCCCTTTGTCAACTGTGGTCAATGAAGCCGCTGAGCCGCATACCACCCGGGGAAAATACGTGCATTTTGACGAAGGTCCGGCCGAAGGCGGCGGGCTTCAACAACCAACCATCTTGCGCAAGCCTGAAATCATTCACGGCTTGCGCAACCTCATCCAGAACGCTGTCGACTTCTCGCGCGCAAATGTCTGGGTCGAAACTGCATGGACTGATGACACGATCACTGTACGTATCACCGACGATGGACGGGGATATCCTCCGCAAATGCTGGGTCGGATCGGAGACCCATTTGTTCGCCGTCGCCGCACAGAAAGCGACCGCAAGACGCGCCCCGAATACGAAGGAATGGGATTGGGACTGTTTATCGCCAAAACCCTGCTGGAGCGCACAGGTGCCGAGCTGAGCTTTGCCAATGGATCTGATCCACTCGGCACAAAGACGACTCCGGTGGAACGGCGTGGTGCGATTGTGGTTGTCAAATGGCCCCGCGATCAGATTGACGCCGTGTCCGGAGAGAATGCGTTGCCAATTGGACTGAATCAGCATTTTGAAATCTGA